CGGATAGTATCAGGAAGAGGAAGAAGAACATGACGGACCGGTGCAGGGACTGCGTGGCCCAGCCCGGCGTCACGTTCTCGATAACGAGTCGGACGATGAGAACGTAGGCCGCGACCGCTACGCTCAGAAGGCTGAGCAGTAGCGCCAGCAGGCTCACCGACCGAAGCGGGTGAGTCGAGCTGGCCACGATCATACTGATGCCCGTTCTCACGGCCTCCGACAGACTCTTGGTGCGCGGGTGCCTCCTCCGGTGCTTGAACGAGTAGGTGAAACTCCTGCTCCCGTACCCCACGTACAGGCTGAACGTCCTCAGATATCTGAGGCTGTCCTTCATACGGATCAAGGCGTTCAGGGCCTGCCGGCTGAACACACGGTAGTCCGTGGAGTTCGGTGTCAGACCGATGTTGAGCACGCGCGTGAAGTACCAGTAGAAGACCTTTGCGGCCAGCCGCTTGAGGAGGGAGTCCCCGCTTCGGTCCCTTCTCACGCCGAAGACGACGCCGACGCCCTCCCTGGCCTGCTCGACGATCTCCGGTATCAGCTCCACGGGGTCACGGTCAGGCTCGATGACGACGATGTAGTCACCGATCACGGAGTCGAGCCCGGCCGAGAGCGCGGACTCACGCCCGAAGCGCCGAGAGAGGAGAATGAGCCGGATGCACTCGTGCCTCTTGAGAGCATCCGAGACCTTCTCGACCGTCCCGTCCGTCGAACCGTCGTCCACGAGAACCAGCTCGTAGTTCTCGTACTCCCGCTTCAGAACCCCG
The Candidatus Effluviviaceae Genus V sp. genome window above contains:
- a CDS encoding glycosyltransferase — its product is MARADVFVSVVAALHNDEDIVIDFINDALGVLKREYENYELVLVDDGSTDGTVEKVSDALKRHECIRLILLSRRFGRESALSAGLDSVIGDYIVVIEPDRDPVELIPEIVEQAREGVGVVFGVRRDRSGDSLLKRLAAKVFYWYFTRVLNIGLTPNSTDYRVFSRQALNALIRMKDSLRYLRTFSLYVGYGSRSFTYSFKHRRRHPRTKSLSEAVRTGISMIVASSTHPLRSVSLLALLLSLLSVAVAAYVLIVRLVIENVTPGWATQSLHRSVMFFFLFLILSVLCEYVGRLLAEVRDRPLYHVIEERNSSVMLADEDRKNVVTDSQERPGS